The Amaranthus tricolor cultivar Red isolate AtriRed21 chromosome 6, ASM2621246v1, whole genome shotgun sequence genome has a segment encoding these proteins:
- the LOC130815292 gene encoding glucan endo-1,3-beta-glucosidase 14-like isoform X2: MMHKSMRFCRLVSFLFLLFTSHLATLTVIAFTGTYGINYGRIADNIPSPEKVVQLLRAAKIRNVRIFDFNHSVLQAFSGTGLELVVGLPNGYLQDMSANADHALNWVKDNIQQFYPQTRIVGIAIGNEVFENDQQLWGVLLGAVKNIYNATKSLGLDHKIQITTSHSFGVFDNSYPPSNCTFRDNVKEYMVPLMNFFSQIKSPFCLNAYPFLTYMSDPKHIDLNYALFQKNAGIIDSQTKLHYDNLLDAQIDAAYAALEDAGFKKMEIIVTETGWASRGDPSEEVATVENARTYHYNLRKRLALRKGTPMRPKIMLRAYVFAIFNEDDKPGPTHERNFGLWKPDGSISYDVGFPALKSSAVASSFLSLKKDLKFGKLKKG; this comes from the exons ATGATGCACAAATCAATGAGATTCTGCAGATTGGTTTCTTTCCTGTTCTTGCTTTTCACATCTCACTTAG CTACTTTGACAGTAATTGCTTTTACTGGAACTTATGGCATTAATTATGGTAGAATTGCTGATAATATCCCTTCACCGGAGAAAGTCGTTCAGCTTTTGAGAGCTGCAAAGATACGAAATGTTCGAATATTTGACTTTAATCATAGCGTGCTTCAGGCTTTCAGCGGAACCGGACTTGAGTTAGTTGTTGGACTTCCAAATGGTTACCTCCAAGACATGAGTGCAAATGCTGATCACGCCCTGAATTGGGTCAAAGACAACATACAACAATTTTATCCTCAGACTCGTATTGTTGGTATTGCGATTGGAAACGAAGTATTCGAGAATGATCAACAGCTCTGGGGAGTTCTTCTAGGTGCAGTGAAAAATATCTATAATGCAACTAAGAGTCTCGGTCTTgatcataaaattcaaataactACATCCCATAGTTTTGGTGTTTTTGATAATTCATACCCTCCATCTAATTGTACATTCAGAGACAATGTCAAGGAGTACATGGTGCCGCTTATGAACTTTTTCTCACAGATTAAGTCTCCTTTTTGTTTGAATGCGTATCCTTTCCTAACTTACATGAGTGATCCAAAACACATCGACCTGAACTATGCTCTTTTCCAAAAGAACGCAGGCATTATTGATTCTCAAACAAAACTCCATTACGACAACTTACTTGATGCGCAGATTGATGCTGCTTATGCTGCTTTGGAAGATGCAGGATTTAAGAAGATGGAGATCATAGTTACCGAGACTGGTTGGGCATCTCGTGGGGATCCAAGTGAAGAAGTTGCTACCGTAGAAAATGCAAGGACATATCATTACAATTTGCGGAAGAGGTTAGCTTTGAGGAAGGGAACTCCTATGAGGCCAAAAATTATGCTTAGAGCTTACGTGTTTGCAATATTTAACGAGGATGACAAACCTGGGCCAACTCATGAGAGGAACTTTGGGCTATGGAAACCTGATGGCAGTATTTCTTATGATGTCGGATTTCCTGCATTGAAGTCATCTGCTGTAGCGTCTTCATTTTTATCATTGAAG AAAGATTTAAAATTTGGGAAATTAAAGAAGGGGTAG
- the LOC130815292 gene encoding glucan endo-1,3-beta-glucosidase 14-like isoform X1, with the protein MMHKSMRFCRLVSFLFLLFTSHLATLTVIAFTGTYGINYGRIADNIPSPEKVVQLLRAAKIRNVRIFDFNHSVLQAFSGTGLELVVGLPNGYLQDMSANADHALNWVKDNIQQFYPQTRIVGIAIGNEVFENDQQLWGVLLGAVKNIYNATKSLGLDHKIQITTSHSFGVFDNSYPPSNCTFRDNVKEYMVPLMNFFSQIKSPFCLNAYPFLTYMSDPKHIDLNYALFQKNAGIIDSQTKLHYDNLLDAQIDAAYAALEDAGFKKMEIIVTETGWASRGDPSEEVATVENARTYHYNLRKRLALRKGTPMRPKIMLRAYVFAIFNEDDKPGPTHERNFGLWKPDGSISYDVGFPALKSSAVASSFLSLKDMRAQGWLTPYSTIFTTCMITLFLLLRF; encoded by the exons ATGATGCACAAATCAATGAGATTCTGCAGATTGGTTTCTTTCCTGTTCTTGCTTTTCACATCTCACTTAG CTACTTTGACAGTAATTGCTTTTACTGGAACTTATGGCATTAATTATGGTAGAATTGCTGATAATATCCCTTCACCGGAGAAAGTCGTTCAGCTTTTGAGAGCTGCAAAGATACGAAATGTTCGAATATTTGACTTTAATCATAGCGTGCTTCAGGCTTTCAGCGGAACCGGACTTGAGTTAGTTGTTGGACTTCCAAATGGTTACCTCCAAGACATGAGTGCAAATGCTGATCACGCCCTGAATTGGGTCAAAGACAACATACAACAATTTTATCCTCAGACTCGTATTGTTGGTATTGCGATTGGAAACGAAGTATTCGAGAATGATCAACAGCTCTGGGGAGTTCTTCTAGGTGCAGTGAAAAATATCTATAATGCAACTAAGAGTCTCGGTCTTgatcataaaattcaaataactACATCCCATAGTTTTGGTGTTTTTGATAATTCATACCCTCCATCTAATTGTACATTCAGAGACAATGTCAAGGAGTACATGGTGCCGCTTATGAACTTTTTCTCACAGATTAAGTCTCCTTTTTGTTTGAATGCGTATCCTTTCCTAACTTACATGAGTGATCCAAAACACATCGACCTGAACTATGCTCTTTTCCAAAAGAACGCAGGCATTATTGATTCTCAAACAAAACTCCATTACGACAACTTACTTGATGCGCAGATTGATGCTGCTTATGCTGCTTTGGAAGATGCAGGATTTAAGAAGATGGAGATCATAGTTACCGAGACTGGTTGGGCATCTCGTGGGGATCCAAGTGAAGAAGTTGCTACCGTAGAAAATGCAAGGACATATCATTACAATTTGCGGAAGAGGTTAGCTTTGAGGAAGGGAACTCCTATGAGGCCAAAAATTATGCTTAGAGCTTACGTGTTTGCAATATTTAACGAGGATGACAAACCTGGGCCAACTCATGAGAGGAACTTTGGGCTATGGAAACCTGATGGCAGTATTTCTTATGATGTCGGATTTCCTGCATTGAAGTCATCTGCTGTAGCGTCTTCATTTTTATCATTGAAG GATATGCGGGCTCAAGGTTGGTTGACACCCTACTCCACGATATTTACTACCTGTATGATAACGTTATTTCTGCTCTTGAGATTCTGA
- the LOC130815516 gene encoding early nodulin-like protein 14, whose protein sequence is MAKMLVIAAAIMMVIKGIAAEKIVVGDAIGWKVPPTPEFYSSWAAQHKFSVGDTLGNHSFFFSIIVLFPFQHTYKKRTTTNTKQGKRSREILIFFWEIWAKDSKATLIYVVVEFQILASHTVAVVSKDGYDNCNAGDSKAHTEKPTEIILDRTRTFYFICTADSHCANGQKLAINVTETIAPPPSHNGSSSPLPLTFAFSISFIIAIVVALLSY, encoded by the exons ATGGCGAAAATGTTGGTTATAGCAGCAGCaattatgatggtgattaaaggCATTGCTGCAGAGAAAATTGTTGTAGGAGATGCCATTGGGTGGAAAGTACCTCCTACACCTGAATTTTATTCCTCTTGGGCTGCCCAACACAAGTTTTCTGTTGGTGACACTCTAGGTAatcactctttttttttttcaattattgttCTTTTTCCGTTCCAACATACT TACAAGAAAAGAACAACTACAAATACGAAGCAAGGAAAGAGAAGTAGGGAAATTTTGATCTTTTTCTGGGAGATTTGGGCTAAGGATTCCAAAG caacattaatTTACGTGGttgtagaatttcaaattttagcATCCCACACAGTGGCCGTAGTATCAAAAGATGGTTATGATAATTGTAATGCTGGAGATTCGAAAGCTCACACAGAAAAGCCAACGGAAATAATTCTTGACAGAACTCGCACATTCTACTTCATATGTACAGCTGATAGTCATTGTGCCAACGGTCAGAAACTGGCCATCAACGTTACTGAGACAATTGCTCCACCACCTTCTCACAATGGCTCTTCCTCACCATTGCCTCTCACTTTCGCCTTTTCCATTTCTTTTATTATCGCCATTGTTGTAGCTTTGCTATCTTATTAA